A portion of the Candida dubliniensis CD36 chromosome R, complete sequence genome contains these proteins:
- a CDS encoding dolichyl-phosphate-mannose-protein mannosyltransferase, putative (Similar to S. cerevisiae PMT1), which yields MTKELPSGYIQGPFRLYKTYQPHLIEHKLSKFEQFIIFSILLISLIRLYKLYIPDRVVFDEIHLIKYIKNYYHGTIFIDIHPPLGKLIYYYISKLFSFKHDDDDLQIDIIGDLYPENFPYLWLRLFSGICGIGHVLLTFFILRISCNSIISIIITLLICLENSMVTVSRLILLEGPSLFVQSLVIYNYKAFTTRKPFTKNWYLNLFLIGISLGLNISLKISGFFTFLWVGILTCIELWEILGDLNISIGQFIKHFILRIIGVILIPLIIYCSIFYIHFENLPNEGPGSGFLTPHFRSTLNDYQQQPLQVLYGSTVTIKHNALEKYLHSHELTYPRGSNLQQVTLYDFPDINNEWIIETKQKYNEEKLMTDEKEIKDGDIIRLYHKSTGHYLHVNDIRPPISEHDYSYEVNGNETRGLLGNENYEFKIRILMKKSHSTNDLPLIKLRTTETIFQLIHQGIRCNLMSHEQKLPDWGQYQNEVLCVKEPTIPNTLWYIESSSHPLLNNKTNKLKNFPKFSFWSKLIETHKIMFNLNKQFNNPHPYTSKPFLNWPILSRGIAFFNNYNLKLIDEDSSLIYYLGNVVIYYSVFSVVLITIFKWSIYLFIRLNPYSISPSSYSNFYDNSWQYLLGWLINYIPYCFMSRNLYLHHYLSALNFGILLLSQYLNYLMTKNKIIGNIITITIFVSATYCFYEFIPIIYGLPWTLNQCNSHKWFSNWDIDCMTYTG from the coding sequence ATGACAAAGGAATTACCATCAGGGTATATTCAAGGTCCTTTTCGACTTTATAAAACTTATCAACCCCATCTTATAGAACataaattatctaaatttgaacaatttattatattttcaattttacttatttcattaattcgattatataaattatatattcCTGATCGGGTAgtatttgatgaaattcatttaattaaatatattaaaaattattatcatgggactatatttattgatattcaTCCACCATTAggaaaattaatttattattatatcaGTAAATTATTTCTGTTTAAacatgatgatgacgatttgcaaattgatattattggtGATTTATACCCGGAAAATTTCCCTTATTTATGGTTACGATTATTTAGTGGTATTTGTGGTATTGGTCATGTTTTATTGACATTTTTCATATTAAGAATAAGTTGTAATCTGatcatttcaattattattactttattgatttgtttggaGAATTCAATGGTGACAGTATCAagattgatattattagaagGTCCATCATTATTTGTACAAAGTTTGgtgatttataattataaagcATTTACTACACGTAAACCATTTACAAAGAATTGgtatttaaatttatttctcATTGGAATATCTTTAGGGTTAAATATatcattgaaaatttcTGGATTTTTCACATTTTTATGGGTAGGAATTTTAACATGTATTGAATTATGGGAGATTTTAGgtgatttaaatatttcaattggtcaatttattaaacatTTCATTTTACGTATAATAGGGGTTATTTTGATTCCCTTGATAATATattgttcaatattttatattcattttgaaaatttgcCAAATGAAGGTCCTGGATCAGGATTTTTGACACCACATTTTAGATCTACTTTAAatgattatcaacaacaaccttTACAAGTTTTATATGGAAGTACTGTCACTATAAAACATAATGCATTAGAGAAATATTTACATTCACATGAATTGACTTATCCAAGAGGTTCAAATTTACAACAAGTAACATTATATGATTTTCctgatattaataatgaatggataattgaaaccaaacaaaaatataatgaagaaaaattgatgactgatgaaaaagaaattaaagatGGTGATATTATTAGATTATATCATAAATCCACTGGACATTATTTACATGTTAATGATATTCGTCCACCTATTTCTGAACATGATTATAGTTATGAAGTAAATGGGAATGAAACAAGAGGATTATTAGGTAATGAAAATTatgaatttaaaattcgaatattaatgaaaaaatctCATTCCACAAATGATTTaccattaattaaattaagaACTACAGAAACTATTTtccaattaattcatcaagGAATTCGATGTAATCTTATGAGTCATGAACAAAAATTACCAGATTGGggtcaatatcaaaatgaAGTATTATGTGTTAAAGAACCAACAATTCCAAATACATTATGGTATATTGAACTGTCATCACAtccattattaaataataaaactaataaattgaaaaatttccctaaattttcattttggtcaaaattaattgaaactCATAAAATCAtgtttaatttaaataaacaatttaataatcCTCATCCTTATACTTCTAAaccatttttaaattgGCCTATTTTATCTAGAGGTATtgcatttttcaataattataatttgaaattaattgatgaagattcaagtttaatttattatttaggAAATGTCGTTATTTATTATCTGGTATTTTCTGTGGTTTTAATAACGATATTTAAATGGtccatttatttatttataagATTAAATCCTTATTCTATCTCACCTTCATCATATTCAAACTTTTATGATAATTCCTGGCAATATTTATTAGGATggttaattaattatattccatattgttttatgtcaagaaatttatatttacaTCATTATTTACTGGCATTAAATTTTggtatattattattaagtcaatatttgaattatctTATgactaaaaataaaattattggtAATATAATAACCATAACAATATTTGTCAGTGCAACATATTGTTTTTATGAATTTATACCTATCATATATGGATTACCATGGACATTAAATCAATGTAATTCTCATAAATGGTTTTCAAATTGGGATATTGATTGTATGACATATACGggttaa
- a CDS encoding ATP-dependent rRNA helicase, putative (Similar to S. cerevisiae RRP3) — MSSKGITKKKVKSLKNLDSTKKLAEKIKQQALQKQQQKQQKQKNENENQNQNQNQNQNHTEPSTSSSSSSSSSITTIDPDAELKFKTFKELNLVPDLLESIESMKFTKPTPIQSEAIPHALEGKDIIGLAQTGSGKTAAFAIPILQSLWHAQQPYFALVLAPTRELAFQIKDTFDALGSSMGLRSSCIVGGMDMMDQARDLMRKPHIIVATPGRIMDHLEHTKGFSLKNLKYLVMDEADRLLDMDFGPALDKILKVIPIKRITYLFSATMTNKIEKLQRASLHNPVKVSVSSKYQTADNLIQSMMLVNDGYKNTILIHLLNEFIGKSIIVFTRTVAHAQRTALLARILGFNAVPLHGQLSQSQRLGSLNKFKSNQANILVATDVAARGLDIPSVDIVINYDIPTDSKAYIHRVGRTARAGRSGKSISLITQYDLEMYLRIENVLGKKLPKEDKPPKEILDALHVHVDKATAEAIRQTKEIHDKRGGRRRNRDDADREER, encoded by the coding sequence atGTCTTCTAAAGGAAtaaccaaaaagaaagtcaaatctttgaaaaatttagatTCTACCAAGAAGTTGGctgaaaaaatcaaacaacaagCATTacagaaacaacaacaaaaacaacaaaaacaaaaaaatgaaaatgaaaaccaaaaccaaaaccaaaaccaaaaccaaaaccacaCAGAACCTTCCAcctcctcttcctcttcctcttcctcttcaaTCACAACAATCGACCCTGATGcagaattaaaatttaaaacatttaaagaattaaatttagTTCCAGATTTATTAGAATCTATTGAATCAATGAAATTCACAAAACCAACTCCAATTCAATCAGAAGCTATTCCTCATGCTTTAGAAGGTAAAGATATTATTGGATTAGCACAAACTGGATCGGGTAAAACTGCAGCATTTGCTATTCCTATTTTACAATCATTATGGCATGCTCAACAACCTTATTTTGCATTAGTTTTAGCCCCCACTAGAGAATTAGCTTTCCAAATTAAAGATACATTTGATGCCTTGGGGAGTTCAATGGGATTAAGATCAAGTTGTATTGTTGGTGGTATGGATATGATGGATCAAGCAAGAGATTTAATGAGGAAGCCTCATATTATCGTGGCCACCCCGGGAAGAATTATGGATCATTTAGAACATACAAAAGGattttcattgaaaaatttgaaatatttagTTATGGATGAAGCTGATCGTTTATTAGATATGGATTTTGGTCCAGCATTAgataaaattttaaaagtaATACCAATTAAACGTATTacttatttattttctgCTACTATGactaataaaattgaaaaattacaacGAGCTTCATTACATAATCCAGTAAAAGTATCAGTATCatcaaaatatcaaactgctgataatttaattcaatcaatgatGTTAGTTAATGATGGTTATAAAAATACtatattaattcatttattaaatgaatttattggtaaatcaataattgttttcaCAAGAACTGTAGCTCATGCTCAAAGAACAGCATTATTGGCAAGAATTTTAGGATTTAATGCTGTTCCATTACATGGTCAATTATCACAATCACAAAGATTAGgatcattaaataaatttaaatctaATCAAGCCAATATTTTGGTGGCTACTGATGTTGCTGCTAGAGGATTAGATATTCCATCAGTTGATATAGTGATAAATTATGATATTCCTACTGATTCAAAAGCTTATATTCATCGTGTAGGAAGAACTGCTCGTGCTGGTAGATCAGGGAAAtctatttctttaattACTCAATATGATTTAGAAATGTATTTACGTATTGAAAATGTTTTAGGGAAAAAATTACCAAAAGAAGATAAACcaccaaaagaaatattagATGCATTACATGTTCATGTTGATAAGGCAACTGCTGAAGCAATTAGACAAACTAAAGAAATACATGATAAAAGAggtggaagaagaagaaatagagATGATGCTGATAGAGAAGAAAGATAA
- a CDS encoding phosphatidylinositol-3-phosphate-binding protein, putative (Similar to S. cerevisiae PIB1): MSHIINTDDDLLEWQDDSEVNSCFICERPYNIFFNRRHHCRKCGKVVCGDCSSQFISYFPNTPIVTDPDVIVPQYSKSHTKYRTCDRCVEEILMIRRALFNSDNRSHTTNASSVETNHDGDNHHGGGEDGDGDGDGDGDNNSLTKHASHQYTRHLHNSTPSLKGLSHESSSDSNLCPVCATNLLKLYIADIHSHAQDKTYLQKISNEDYEKFKEFHINQCLTNFDFDTNHSNRFSPDNSKTLKNKMLVYNIPPIPKPMYENIESGSNSLPIEKTTNKSEDYKNDSGDDYDDEYDECVICLESLNPGDKVGRLECLCVFHYKCIKDWFNKKGYGECPVHFLHK, translated from the coding sequence ATGTCACATATAATAAAtactgatgatgatttactTGAATGGCAAGATGATTCTGAAGTTAATTCATGTTTTATTTGTGAAAGACCttataatattttctttaatagaAGACATCATTGTAGAAAATGTGGCAAAGTTGTTTGTGGTGATTGTTCATCACAATTTATAAGTTATTTCCCTAATACTCCAATAGTTACTGATCCAGATGTAATTGTTCCTCAATATTCTAAACTGCATACTAAATATAGGACTTGTGATCGATGTGTTGaagaaatattaatgattagACGGGCATTATTTAATAGTGACAATAGAAGCCACACTACAAATGCATCAAGTGTGGAGACCAATCATGATGGTGACAACCACcatggtggtggtgaagATGGCGATGGCGATGGCGATGGAGATGGCGATAATAATAGTCTTACTAAACATGCAAGTCATCAATATACTCGACATTTACATAATTCAACTCCATCTTTAAAAGGACTTAGTCATGAACTGTCATCAGATTCAAATTTATGTCCTGTTTGTGCTActaatttattgaaattatatATTGCTGATATTCATTCTCATGCTCAAGATAAAActtatttacaaaaaatatCTAATGAAgattatgaaaaatttaaagaatttcATATTAATCAATGTTTAActaattttgattttgatacTAATCATTCTAATAGATTTTCTCCTGATAATCTGAAAACtttaaagaataaaatGTTGGTTTATAATATACCACCAATCCCAAAACCAATGTATGAAAATATAGAAAGTGGAAGTAATTCCTTACCTATTGAAAAGACCACCAATAAACTGGAAGATTATAAAAACGACAGTGgtgatgattatgatgatgagtaTGATGAATGTGTGATTTGTTTGGAAAGTTTAAATCCTGGAGATAAAGTTGGTCGATTGGAATGTTTATGTGTTTTCCATTACAAATGTATTAAAGATTGGTTTAATAAGAAAGGTTATGGTGAATGTCCTGTTCATTTTCTacataaataa
- a CDS encoding ribosome biogenesis protein, putative (Similar to S. cerevisiae SSF2): MAKRRTKKRTHKKISEEELASIPKSMVLHLGTSLKNHSLTQLVNDFRNVMQPHTAINLRERKSNKLKDFIVMCGPLHVSDIFIFNQTESGNITLRIGKLPRGPNLQFKINNYSLCKDVRKILKHPKSISKDNSIFHIPPLLVLNGFGKISEMSQHEKLMITIFQNMFPPIQPQSTKVSSIKRVLLISKNKNNNNNNNGDEIELRHYAINTKLVDENRNVKKLIQSHHNLKKNLPKLTNNQDVSDLLLDPYSIGGLTSDSEIEDDAVVEVQQETFVKREPPKEIDPDQAPQEQEQQEQQQQQQQQQQQLTGKSKRAIKLTELGPRINMSLMKIEEGLIGSSKTIYHSSIKKSEEEIKSLEKKHQLKQQLKLERRAKQQAAVKVKLDKKEAKKARRKAREEGKNDDDDDDEQDEEEEEEGSGSGSGDDSDAVDINPEDYENDSDLYSDVDV, from the coding sequence ATGGCTAAGAGAAGAACTAAGAAGAGAACTCATAAGAAAATttctgaagaagaattagcATCGATACCTAAATCAATGGTTCTTCATTTAGGTAcatcattgaaaaatcattcTTTAACTCAATTAGTAAATGATTTTAGAAATGTTATGCAACCTCATACTGCTATAAATTTAAGAGAACGtaaatctaataaattaaaagattttATAGTTATGTGTGGTCCATTACATGTATCagatatttttatttttaatcaaaCTGAATCAGGGAATATTACTTTAAGAATTGGTAAATTACCTCGAGGACcaaatttacaatttaaaattaataattattcattatGTAAAGATGTtagaaaaatattaaaacaTCCAAAACTGATTAGTAaagataattcaatttttcatataCCTCCtttattagtattaaaTGGTTTTGGTAAAATTCTGGAAATGTCTCAAcatgaaaaattaatgataacaattttccaaaatatGTTCCCTCCAATTCAACCTCAATCAACAAAagtttcatcaattaaacgagtattattaattagtaaaaataaaaataataataataataataatggtgatgaaattgaattgagaCATTATGCTATTAATACTAAATtagttgatgaaaatagaaatgttaaaaaattgattcaatcaCATCataatttaaagaaaaatttaccAAAATTAACTAATAATCAAGATGTttctgatttattattagatcCTTATTCAATTGGTGGTTTAACTTCTGATAGTGAAATAGAAGATGATGCTGTAGTTGAAGTACAACAAGAAACTTTTGTTAAAAGAGAACcaccaaaagaaatagatCCAGACCAAGCAccacaagaacaagaacaacaagaacaacaacagcagcagcagcagcagcagcagcagttAACAGGGAAAAGTAAACGAGCAATTAAATTGACAGAATTAGGACCAAGAATAAATATGTCATTAATGAAGATTGAAGAAGGTTTAATTGGTTCATCGAAAACTATATATcattcttcaattaaaaaatcagaagaagaaattaaatcattagaaaagaaacatcaattaaaacaacaattgaaattggaaaGAAGAGCTAAACAACAAGCTGCTGTTAAAGTCAAATTAGATAAAAAAGAAGCTAAAAAAGCTAGAAGAAAAGCTAGAGAAGAAGgtaaaaatgatgatgatgatgatgatgaacaagatgaagaagaagaagaagaaggttctggttctggttctggtgATGATTCTGATGCTGTTGATATTAATCCAGAAGattatgaaaatgataGTGATTTATATAGTGATGTTGAtgtataa